In Marinitoga litoralis, the following proteins share a genomic window:
- the cas2 gene encoding CRISPR-associated endonuclease Cas2 has translation MSMYLISVYDVNEERVAKIHKIMKKYLIWQQNSTFEGYITQGNFKKLKRDLYKIINKEEDNIIFYIFNSKENFIRLDFGVVKTKFEGLIIK, from the coding sequence ATGAGTATGTATTTAATTAGTGTATATGATGTTAATGAAGAGAGGGTAGCGAAGATACATAAAATAATGAAAAAGTATTTGATATGGCAACAAAACTCAACATTTGAAGGGTATATAACTCAAGGTAATTTTAAAAAATTAAAACGTGATTTGTATAAGATAATAAATAAAGAAGAAGATAATATAATATTCTATATATTCAATTCAAAAGAAAACTTTATAAGACTTGATTTTGGAGTAGTTAAAACAAAGTTTGAAGGTTTAATAATAAAATAA